The proteins below are encoded in one region of Pongo pygmaeus isolate AG05252 chromosome 20, NHGRI_mPonPyg2-v2.0_pri, whole genome shotgun sequence:
- the SLC7A9 gene encoding B(0,+)-type amino acid transporter 1: protein MGDTGLRKRREDEKSMQSQEPKTTNLQKELGLISGISIIVGTIIGSGIFVSPKSVLSNTEAVGPCLIIWAACGVLATLGALCFAELGTMITKSGGEYPYLMEAYGPIPAYLFSWASLIVIKPSSFAIICLSFSEYVCAPFYAGCKPPQIVVKCLAAAAILFISTVNSLSVRLGSYVQNFFTAAKLVIVAIIIISGLVLLAQGNTKNFDNSFEGAQLSVGAISLAFYNGLWAYDGWNQLNYITEELRNPYRNLPLAIIIGIPLVTACYILMNVSYFTVMTATELLQSQAVAVTFGDRVLYPASWIVPLFVAFSTIGAANGTCFTAGRLIYVAGREGHMLKVLSYISVRRLTPAPAIIFYGIIATIYIIPGDINSLVNYFSFAAWLFYGLTILGLIVMRFTRKELERPIKVPIVIPVLVTLISVFLVLAPIISKPAWEYLYCMLFILSGVLFYFLFVHYKFGWAQKISKPITMHLQMLMEVVPPEEDPE from the exons ATGGGGGATACTGGCCTGAGAAAGCGGAGAGAGGATGAGAAGTCGATGCAGAGCCAAGAGCCTAAGACCACCAATCTCCAAAAGGAG CTGGGCCTCATCAGTGGCATCTCCATCATCGTGGGCACCATCATTGGCTCTGGGATCTTCGTTTCCCCCAAGTCTGTGCTCAGCAACACGGAAGCTGTGGGGCCCTGCCTCATCATATGGGCGGCTTGCGGGGTCCTCGCGACGCTGG GCGCCCTGTGCTTTGCGGAGCTTGGCACAATGATCACCAAGTCAGGTGGTGAGTATCCTTACCTGATGGAGGCCTACGGGCCCATCCCCGCCTACCTCTTCTCCTGGGCCAGCCTGATCGTCATCAAGCCCTCATCCTTCGCCAtcatctgcctcagcttctccgaGTATGTGTGCGCGCCCTTCTATGCGGGCTGCAAGCCTCCTCAAATCGTTGTGAAATGCCTGGCCGCCGCCGCCATCT TGTTCATCTCGACGGTGAACTCACTGAGCGTGCGGCTGGGAAGCTACGTCCAGAACTTCTTCACTGCAGCCAAGCTGGTGATCGtggccatcatcatcatcagtggGCTCGTGCTCCTGGCCCAAG GAAACACAAAGAATTTTGATAATTCTTTCGAGGGCGCCCAGCTGTCTGTGGGAGCCATCAGCCTGGCGTTTTACAATGGACTCTGGGCCTATGATGGATG GAATCAACTCAATTACATCACAGAAGAACTTAGAAACCCTTACAG AAACCTGCCTTTGGCCATTATCATTGGGATCCCCCTGGTGACGGCATGCTACATCCTCATGAACGTGTCCTACTTCACCGTGATGACTGCCACCGAACTCCTGCAGTCCCAGGCCGTGGCTGTG ACATTTGGTGACCGTGTTCTCTATCCTGCTTCTTGGATCGTTCCACTTTTTGTGGCATTTTCAACCATCGGTGCTGCTAACGGGACCTGCTTCACAGCGGGCAG ACTCATTTACGTGGCGGGCCGGGAGGGCCACATGCTCAAAGTGCTTTCTTACATCAGCGTCAGGCGCCTCACTCCAGCCCCCGCCATCATCTTTTAT GGTATCATAGCAACGATTTATATCATCCCTGGTGACATAAACTCGTTAGTCAATTATTTCAGCTTTGCCGCATGGCTGTTTTATGGCCTGACGATTCTAGGACTCATCGTGATGAGATTTACAAGGAAAGAGCTGGAAAGGCCTATCAAG GTGCCCATAGTCATTCCCGTCTTGGTGACACTCATCTCTGTGTTTTTGGTTCTGGCTCCAATCATCAGCAAGCCCGCATGGGAGTACCTCTACTGTATGCTGTTTATATTAAGCGGCGTTTTATTTTACTTCCTGTTTGTCCACTACAAGTTTGGATGGGCTCAGAAAATCTCAA AGCCGATTACCATGCACCTTCAGATGCTAATGGAAGTGGTCCCACCAGAGGAAGACCCTGAGTAA